A stretch of the Solanum dulcamara chromosome 6, daSolDulc1.2, whole genome shotgun sequence genome encodes the following:
- the LOC129892224 gene encoding protein LAZ1 homolog 2 has protein sequence MASFYISFNVNIYRYLHEPALVIGGCFVLVALILSLLSIFQHLRYYTNPAEQKWIVGVLFMVPVYATESILSLWNPKLSLACDILRNCYEAFALYSFGSYLIACLGGERQVVELLEDESRKQISQSLLEGEEKPVSQKRMLYNFIFHPYVVGKNLLTIEKFGLVQYMILKTVCAFLALIMEIFGVYGDGKFNWHYGYPYITVVLNFSQMWALYCLVQFYNVTHHKLQSIKPLAKFISFKAIVFATWWQGVGIALLCSLTVLPKERKFRTGLQDFLICIEMAVAAIAHVFVFSAKPYHFVPTSVYEEFTSQKAETTQNIEDGEKSTVVEKTEAKVEVPGTSVTESVQDIVVEGGQKVVKDVVLTINQAIGPVEKGMTKIQETFHQTSVDDERDEKQETEIMIEEQEENSTGYNRYKQET, from the exons ATGGCATCATTTTACATCTCTTTCAACGTGAATATTTATAGATATCTCCACGAGCCTGCTCTTGTAATTGGGGGATGCTTTGTCTTAGTAGCATtgatcctctctcttctctcaatTTTTCAGCATCTCAGATACTATACTAATCCGGCA GAACAAAAATGGATCGTGGGGGTCCTTTTCATGGTTCCTGTCTATGCAACTGAATCA ATTTTGTCCTTGTGGAACCCAAAACTTTCCCTTGCCTGCGACATATTGAGGAACTGTTATGAAGCATTTGCACTCTATTCTTTTGGAAGTTACTTGATCGCTTGCCTTG GGGGTGAGCGACAAGTCGTGGAACTACTCGAAGATGAATCGAGGAAACAAATCAGCCAATCATTGCTAGAAGGAGAGGAGAAACCTGTGTCACAAAAAAGGATGTTGTATAACTTCATTTTCCACCCATATGTTGTGGGGAAGAACTTGTTAACTATAGAAAAATTTGGTCTTGTACAATAT ATGATTTTGAAGACGGTTTGTGCGTTCCTAGCTCTTATTATGGAGATTTTTGGGGTATATGGTGATGGGAAGTTTAACTGGCACTATGG ATATCCTTATATCACTGTGGTACTAAACTTCAGCCAGATGTGGGCGTTATATTGTCTTGTCCAATTTTATAATGTAACTCACCATAAACTCCAGTCCATAAAACCACTAGCAAAATTCATTAGCTTCAAGGCCATTGTTTTTGCAACATGGTGGCAAGGGGTTGGTATCGCCTTGTTATGTTCTTTAACGGTGCTCCCAAAGGAACGAAAGTTCCGGACTGGATTGCAAGATTTTCTGATCTGCATAGAG ATGGCTGTTGCTGCTATTGCTCATGTTTTTGTCTTCTCCGCGAAACCGTATCACTTTGTGCCAACATCTGTATATGAAGAGTTTACTTCCCAAAAAGCAGAAACAACTCAAAATATTGAAGATGGAGAGAAATCGACCGTTGTTGAAAAGACGGAAGCGAAGGTTGAGGTTCCAGGGACAAGTGTCACAGAAAGTGTTCAGGACATTGTTGTTGAAGGAGGTCAAAAA GTTGTGAAGGATGTAGTTTTAACCATAAACCAGGCGATCGGACCAGTAGAGAAGGGTATGACAAAGATTCAAGAAACTTTCCACCAAACATCAGTCGATGACGAGAGAGATGAAAAACAAGAGACAGAAATTATGATTGAGGAACAAGAAGAGAATTCAACAGGATACAACAGATATAAACAAGAGACATAA